In Bacillus sp. KH172YL63, one genomic interval encodes:
- a CDS encoding lipoate--protein ligase family protein has protein sequence MKKETWRFIDSGHCSPSYNMALDEALLDWHSQGKIPPTIRFYGWDPATLSVGYFQRVEKEINLDAVKEHGLGFVRRPTGGRGVLHEHELTYSVIVSEDHPEMPKTVTEAYRVISEGILKGFQALGLEAYFAVPKTAEEREGLKNPRSAVCFDAPSWYELVVEGRKVAGSAQTRQKGVILQHGSILLDLDEDKLFSLFKYPSDRVKERMQRAFKNKAVAMNEISTETITMDMAKVAFKKGFEDGLDIYLEPYELSDEETQYVEDLAKSRYESDEWNYKR, from the coding sequence ATGAAAAAAGAAACATGGAGATTCATCGATTCAGGGCATTGTTCCCCGTCCTATAATATGGCGCTTGATGAAGCACTCCTTGATTGGCACAGCCAAGGGAAGATACCGCCGACGATTCGTTTTTACGGCTGGGACCCGGCCACACTTTCAGTTGGATACTTCCAGAGAGTTGAAAAGGAAATCAATCTTGATGCGGTTAAAGAGCACGGGCTCGGATTTGTGAGAAGGCCGACTGGGGGAAGGGGTGTCCTGCATGAACACGAATTGACGTATAGTGTAATCGTGTCAGAGGATCATCCTGAAATGCCTAAAACGGTAACAGAAGCATACAGGGTCATCTCTGAAGGGATATTGAAAGGATTTCAAGCACTCGGCCTTGAAGCCTATTTCGCCGTCCCTAAAACGGCAGAAGAGCGGGAAGGATTGAAAAACCCCCGTTCAGCAGTCTGTTTTGATGCACCAAGCTGGTATGAACTGGTTGTCGAAGGAAGAAAAGTGGCTGGAAGTGCCCAAACACGTCAAAAGGGCGTCATCCTTCAGCATGGTTCCATTCTTTTGGATCTCGATGAAGATAAGCTGTTCAGTCTGTTTAAATATCCATCCGACAGGGTGAAAGAAAGGATGCAGCGTGCATTCAAAAATAAGGCAGTTGCCATGAACGAAATCAGTACTGAGACCATCACAATGGACATGGCAAAGGTAGCATTCAAAAAAGGTTTTGAGGATGGTTTGGATATTTATCTCGAACCTTATGAACTTTCTGATGAAGAAACACAATATGTTGAGGACCTTGCAAAGTCAAGATACGAGTCCGATGAATGGAATTACAAACGTTAA
- a CDS encoding rhodanese-like domain-containing protein, translating to MEGLYILLIVLGGIIIYSLFTFFYQKRVVNTLNEEEFRAGYRKAQLIDVREANEFDNGHVLGARNIPLSQIKMRQKEIRADQPVYLYCQSGLRSGRAAQMLHRKGYRDLHQLQGGFKKWTGKVKHKK from the coding sequence ATGGAAGGATTATATATTCTATTAATCGTATTGGGTGGAATCATCATTTATTCACTATTTACGTTCTTCTATCAAAAGAGAGTCGTAAACACCTTGAATGAAGAAGAATTTCGGGCAGGGTACCGCAAAGCTCAATTGATAGATGTCCGTGAAGCAAACGAATTCGACAATGGCCACGTCCTCGGGGCCCGCAACATCCCTCTCTCTCAAATTAAAATGAGACAAAAAGAAATCCGCGCCGATCAACCTGTTTATCTTTATTGCCAAAGCGGTCTTCGCAGCGGCCGTGCAGCTCAAATGCTGCACCGTAAAGGATACAGAGATCTGCATCAGTTACAGGGCGGTTTCAAAAAGTGGACCGGTAAAGTGAAACACAAGAAATAA
- the gcvPB gene encoding aminomethyl-transferring glycine dehydrogenase subunit GcvPB — translation MNKQDQPLIFELSKEGRTGYSLPELDVPQVELSDLIPSDYIRQDAPELPEVSELDIMRHYTALSKRNHGVDSGFYPLGSCTMKYNPKVNENVARLNGFAHINPLQEAESVQGALELMYDLQEHLKEITGMDEVTLQPAAGAHGEWTGLMMIRAYHEANGDTHRTKVIVPDSAHGTNPASATVAGFETVTVKSDENGLVDLEDLKRVVGDDTAALMLTNPNTLGLFEENILEMASIIHGAGGKLYYDGANLNAVLSKARPGDMGFDVVHLNLHKTFTGPHGGGGPGSGPVGVKEDLIKYLPKPVLVKKGEQFEFDYNRPDSIGRVKPYYGNFGINVRAYTYIRTMGPDGLRAVTENAVLNANYMMRRLAPYFDLPYDRHCKHEFVISGKRQKKLGVRTLDIAKRLLDFGYHPPTIYFPLNVEECMMIEPTETESKETLDSFIDAMIQIAKEAEETPEIVQEAPHTTIVKRMDETLAARKPVLRYMKESE, via the coding sequence ATGAATAAGCAAGATCAGCCTCTTATTTTTGAATTATCGAAAGAAGGACGCACAGGTTACAGCCTGCCGGAACTGGATGTACCACAGGTGGAACTGTCTGACCTCATCCCGTCTGATTATATCCGACAAGATGCACCGGAGCTTCCAGAGGTATCCGAGCTTGATATCATGCGTCATTATACGGCCCTGTCAAAGCGTAATCACGGGGTCGATTCAGGCTTCTATCCATTGGGATCTTGTACGATGAAATACAACCCGAAGGTGAATGAGAACGTTGCACGACTGAACGGTTTTGCCCACATCAACCCACTTCAGGAAGCTGAAAGCGTACAGGGTGCCCTGGAACTGATGTATGATCTTCAGGAACATCTGAAAGAAATCACGGGTATGGATGAAGTGACCCTTCAGCCTGCTGCGGGGGCACACGGCGAGTGGACCGGTCTTATGATGATCCGTGCTTATCACGAGGCAAATGGGGATACCCACCGCACCAAGGTGATCGTACCTGACTCAGCTCATGGAACGAATCCTGCAAGTGCCACGGTTGCCGGATTTGAAACGGTTACCGTGAAATCAGATGAAAACGGTCTTGTTGATTTAGAAGATCTAAAGCGGGTAGTCGGAGATGATACAGCTGCCCTGATGCTGACAAATCCGAATACGCTTGGCTTATTTGAAGAAAACATTTTGGAAATGGCTTCCATCATTCATGGAGCAGGCGGTAAGCTGTATTATGACGGAGCGAACCTGAACGCGGTGCTTTCGAAAGCGAGACCGGGGGATATGGGATTTGACGTCGTGCATTTGAATCTTCATAAGACGTTCACCGGTCCTCACGGGGGCGGCGGTCCGGGAAGCGGTCCTGTAGGCGTGAAGGAGGACTTGATCAAGTACCTTCCTAAACCGGTCCTTGTGAAAAAAGGAGAACAATTTGAATTCGATTATAACCGTCCTGATTCCATCGGTCGTGTGAAACCGTACTATGGGAACTTCGGCATCAATGTCCGTGCCTATACGTATATCAGAACGATGGGGCCGGATGGACTGAGAGCCGTTACAGAGAATGCCGTCCTTAATGCAAACTACATGATGCGCCGTCTTGCACCTTATTTTGATCTGCCGTATGACCGTCATTGTAAACATGAATTCGTCATCAGTGGAAAACGTCAGAAAAAGCTGGGTGTACGTACGCTGGATATTGCGAAACGACTGTTGGATTTCGGCTATCATCCACCGACCATATATTTCCCGCTGAATGTAGAAGAATGCATGATGATCGAACCGACTGAAACTGAATCAAAAGAAACACTTGATTCATTCATCGATGCCATGATCCAGATTGCGAAGGAAGCGGAAGAAACCCCTGAAATCGTGCAGGAAGCGCCTCACACAACAATCGTGAAGCGTATGGATGAAACACTGGCAGCGAGAAAACCCGTCCTTCGTTATATGAAGGAAAGCGAATAG
- the gcvPA gene encoding aminomethyl-transferring glycine dehydrogenase subunit GcvPA produces MKHRYLPMTEQDQREMLDSIGVESVHDLFEDIPEQVRFKGDYNIKKAKSETELVKELTKMAAKNADLKSHASFLGAGVYDHYMPIIVDHVLSRSEFYTAYTPYQPEISQGELQAIFEFQTMICELTGMDVANSSMYDGGTALAEAAMLSAGQTRRKKVLVSSTVHPESRDVLRSYAKGQYIDVVEIPHVNGVTDVEELKSLMSDEIAAVVVQYPNFFGRVEELKAIEEIVHADKAMFVVSSNPLALGALTPPGQLGADIVIGDAQPFGIPSAFGGPHCGYFAVNKKLMRKVPGRLVGQTVDEDGIRGFVLTLQAREQHIRRDKATSNICSNQALNALAASVAMTALGKQGVKEMAIQNIQKAHYAKEAFKAKGFTIAFEGPSFNEFVIKVDRPVKEINQKLLTKEMIGGYDLGLMDDSLSHHMLVAVTELRSKEEIDAFVAEVGDCHE; encoded by the coding sequence ATGAAGCATCGTTATTTACCGATGACAGAGCAGGATCAAAGGGAAATGTTAGACAGCATAGGCGTGGAAAGCGTGCACGATTTATTTGAGGATATTCCTGAACAGGTGCGTTTCAAAGGAGATTATAATATCAAGAAAGCGAAGTCCGAGACGGAGTTGGTGAAAGAACTTACCAAAATGGCCGCAAAGAACGCTGATTTGAAAAGCCATGCATCCTTCCTGGGTGCAGGGGTATATGACCATTACATGCCGATCATTGTCGATCATGTATTATCCCGTTCAGAATTTTATACAGCTTATACACCTTACCAGCCGGAAATCTCCCAGGGGGAACTGCAGGCAATCTTCGAATTCCAGACGATGATCTGTGAGCTGACCGGCATGGACGTGGCCAATTCATCCATGTACGACGGAGGAACGGCCCTTGCGGAGGCAGCTATGCTTTCGGCAGGTCAAACGAGAAGAAAGAAAGTCCTCGTTTCAAGTACGGTACACCCGGAGTCCAGAGATGTATTAAGATCGTATGCGAAAGGTCAATATATCGATGTGGTGGAAATTCCCCATGTGAACGGTGTGACGGATGTAGAAGAATTGAAAAGCTTAATGAGTGATGAAATCGCTGCAGTCGTCGTTCAATACCCTAACTTTTTCGGGCGTGTGGAAGAGCTGAAGGCAATTGAGGAAATCGTTCATGCCGATAAAGCAATGTTCGTTGTTTCTTCCAATCCATTGGCGCTGGGGGCGTTGACACCTCCTGGACAATTAGGTGCTGATATCGTCATCGGCGATGCCCAGCCGTTCGGAATTCCAAGTGCCTTCGGTGGACCTCACTGCGGTTATTTTGCCGTGAACAAAAAGCTGATGAGGAAAGTGCCTGGGCGACTTGTCGGCCAGACCGTCGATGAAGACGGAATCCGCGGCTTCGTTCTGACTCTTCAAGCCCGTGAACAGCATATCCGCCGTGACAAGGCGACGTCCAATATTTGTTCAAATCAGGCGTTGAATGCACTCGCAGCATCGGTTGCAATGACGGCACTCGGCAAGCAGGGCGTAAAAGAAATGGCCATCCAGAATATCCAAAAGGCCCATTATGCAAAAGAAGCGTTTAAAGCTAAAGGATTCACCATCGCCTTTGAAGGGCCTTCATTCAATGAGTTTGTCATCAAAGTGGATAGACCGGTGAAGGAGATCAATCAAAAGCTTCTTACTAAAGAAATGATCGGTGGTTATGATTTAGGTTTGATGGATGACAGCTTATCGCATCATATGCTGGTCGCTGTTACAGAACTTCGCAGCAAAGAAGAAATCGACGCATTCGTAGCGGAAGTGGGGGATTGTCATGAATAA
- the gcvT gene encoding glycine cleavage system aminomethyltransferase GcvT: MSELKQTPLYDVYKEYGGKTIDFGGWALPVQFSSIKEEHEAVRSRAGLFDVSHMGEIEVKGEGALDFLQKMMTNDVSKVKDGGAQYTAMCYENGGTVDDLLVYKIKDHDYLLVVNAANIDKDFQWLKEHQGDNVEVNNISEKMAQLALQGPLAEEVLQTLTKTSLGDIGFFKFQIEVEIDGKEALVSRTGYTGEDGFEIYCDAQDAAHIWKVILDAGGDQGVLPCGLGARDTLRFEANLALYGQELSQSITPIEAGIGFAVKVNKEVPFIGQEVLKQQKEEGASRKLVGIEMIDRGIPRHGYKVFSGEEEIGEVTTGTQSPTLKKNVGLALLNKDFTELGTEVMVEIRGKKLKAAVVATPFYKRPKK; this comes from the coding sequence ATGTCAGAGTTAAAACAAACGCCTTTATACGATGTTTACAAAGAGTATGGAGGGAAGACCATCGACTTCGGTGGCTGGGCTTTACCAGTGCAATTTTCAAGCATTAAAGAAGAACATGAAGCGGTAAGGTCCCGGGCAGGACTATTCGATGTTTCTCATATGGGAGAAATTGAAGTGAAAGGCGAAGGGGCGCTGGACTTCTTACAAAAAATGATGACCAACGATGTCTCCAAAGTGAAAGACGGAGGCGCGCAATATACGGCCATGTGCTACGAAAATGGTGGAACCGTCGATGACTTGCTGGTTTATAAAATAAAAGATCACGATTACTTACTTGTTGTGAATGCAGCAAATATAGATAAAGATTTTCAATGGTTGAAAGAGCATCAGGGAGATAATGTGGAGGTCAACAACATTTCTGAAAAAATGGCACAGTTGGCTCTCCAAGGCCCGCTCGCAGAAGAGGTATTACAGACACTCACAAAGACTTCACTCGGGGATATCGGTTTCTTTAAATTCCAGATAGAAGTGGAGATCGATGGCAAGGAGGCCCTTGTTTCACGTACAGGTTATACAGGGGAAGACGGATTCGAAATTTATTGTGATGCACAGGATGCAGCCCATATATGGAAAGTGATCCTGGATGCAGGCGGGGATCAGGGCGTCCTTCCTTGTGGACTCGGTGCCCGGGATACATTGCGATTTGAAGCGAATCTTGCCCTGTACGGACAGGAGCTGTCTCAATCGATCACACCGATAGAAGCTGGAATCGGATTCGCTGTGAAAGTGAATAAAGAAGTGCCGTTTATCGGTCAGGAAGTATTAAAGCAGCAAAAAGAAGAAGGGGCGTCACGGAAGCTCGTTGGGATTGAAATGATCGACCGGGGCATCCCCCGTCACGGCTATAAAGTATTTTCCGGTGAAGAAGAGATCGGCGAGGTCACAACCGGTACACAATCTCCTACTTTAAAGAAAAATGTGGGATTGGCCCTCTTAAATAAAGATTTCACTGAATTGGGTACGGAAGTGATGGTTGAAATCAGGGGCAAAAAGTTAAAAGCGGCAGTTGTCGCAACACCTTTTTACAAAAGACCAAAGAAATAG
- a CDS encoding DEAD/DEAH box helicase gives MNVEVIFDEEWGEGLDDLIANDGPWGNWELYKLAIEFEQHLAIPNFEGLQAPKHLANVTPLPHQLEAAKQVVETMNGKAILADEVGLGKTIEAGLILKEYMIRGLVKKVLILVPASLVSQWAYELNSKFFIPAVPQRKSYVWDQCDIVVSSMDTAKRSPHREKVYEQDYDLVIIDEAHKLKNHKTKNYEFVQNLKKKFCLLLTATPIQNRVEEIFHLVSLLKPGHLGNESGFTDRYKKGVRSLEEDENLKSLINKVMIRNRRGDTGIEWTKRHVKTVLIDFNEAERALYRGIDSLKGRYDDWSNASSFSLLTLQREACSSREAVFYTLKNMLEKKESPSEAFEQTIGNLMKKVENVTSNSKAEKALEIIQSIDDKVIIFTEYRATQLYLQWFLKQHGISSVPFRGGFKRGKKDWMRELFQKHAQVLIATEAGGEGINLQFCHHVINFDLPWNPMRLEQRIGRVHRLGQTEDVHIYNFATKNTVEEHILKLLYEKINLFERVIGQLDEILTRLDFKDFEDHVSDILTSSRSEGEMKIKMENLTSMIQFAEQLKEEKSNAATRNSSIS, from the coding sequence ATGAATGTTGAAGTAATATTTGATGAAGAGTGGGGAGAAGGGCTGGATGATCTGATTGCAAACGACGGTCCTTGGGGGAATTGGGAGCTTTATAAGCTTGCCATCGAATTTGAACAACATCTTGCAATTCCGAACTTTGAAGGGTTGCAGGCTCCGAAACATTTGGCAAATGTCACTCCGCTCCCCCATCAGCTGGAAGCAGCAAAGCAGGTTGTGGAGACGATGAACGGTAAAGCGATCCTTGCAGATGAAGTCGGGTTGGGAAAAACGATTGAAGCGGGACTGATCCTGAAAGAATACATGATCCGGGGTCTCGTGAAGAAGGTATTGATACTCGTTCCCGCCTCCCTGGTGTCTCAGTGGGCGTACGAATTGAACAGTAAATTCTTTATCCCGGCCGTCCCCCAGCGAAAAAGCTATGTATGGGATCAGTGCGATATCGTCGTCTCTTCCATGGACACGGCAAAGCGGAGCCCTCACAGGGAAAAGGTATACGAGCAGGACTATGACCTGGTCATCATTGACGAAGCTCATAAACTCAAGAATCACAAAACAAAAAACTATGAATTTGTGCAAAACCTCAAGAAAAAATTCTGCCTGCTGCTTACGGCCACACCGATCCAGAACCGGGTGGAAGAGATTTTCCACCTTGTTTCTCTGCTGAAGCCAGGACACCTTGGGAACGAATCGGGATTTACAGACAGATATAAAAAGGGCGTCCGGAGCCTAGAGGAAGATGAAAACCTGAAAAGCCTCATTAATAAAGTGATGATCAGAAACAGGCGGGGAGATACGGGCATCGAATGGACGAAACGTCATGTAAAGACAGTCCTGATTGATTTCAACGAAGCTGAGAGAGCGCTCTATAGGGGGATCGATTCCCTGAAAGGAAGATATGATGACTGGTCGAATGCAAGTTCGTTCTCTCTTTTGACTCTTCAAAGGGAAGCATGCAGTTCAAGGGAAGCCGTCTTTTATACGTTAAAGAACATGCTCGAAAAGAAAGAATCCCCTTCTGAAGCGTTCGAACAAACGATAGGCAATCTGATGAAGAAAGTCGAAAATGTGACGTCCAATTCGAAAGCAGAGAAAGCATTGGAAATCATTCAATCCATTGATGATAAAGTCATCATTTTCACAGAGTACCGGGCGACCCAGCTATATTTACAATGGTTCCTTAAGCAGCACGGAATCAGCTCTGTTCCGTTCAGGGGGGGATTCAAACGGGGTAAAAAAGATTGGATGCGGGAGCTCTTCCAAAAGCATGCACAAGTCCTGATTGCAACAGAAGCGGGCGGAGAAGGAATCAACCTCCAATTCTGTCACCACGTCATCAACTTTGACCTTCCATGGAACCCGATGAGGCTCGAACAGCGGATCGGACGGGTTCACCGGCTTGGACAGACAGAGGATGTCCACATTTATAACTTCGCCACCAAGAATACAGTCGAAGAGCATATCCTGAAACTTTTGTACGAAAAAATCAACCTCTTTGAACGGGTGATCGGACAGCTTGATGAGATTTTGACCCGTCTTGACTTCAAAGACTTTGAAGACCATGTGTCCGATATCCTTACTTCATCTCGGTCGGAAGGGGAAATGAAGATAAAAATGGAGAACTTAACGAGCATGATTCAATTCGCTGAGCAGTTAAAGGAGGAAAAATCAAATGCAGCAACACGAAATTCATCAATTTCTTGA
- a CDS encoding YqhG family protein translates to MQQHEIHQFLERYFLANGCELVANGNGYMTVQLTIDLDKELMNRPFYWHYLEKTGGTPNPMTLSLVTNPEHAPEEFKGETVHFGSPRLHQIFHSTRNLAGYIRLYENRSMPSGQQTPLHPWLGLNIKISYQSNRKKDSIRSVGLNLINGVIEDNFHTSLLGRNLTPKIPDFSFTLTPIIKPKSGINRIQMSIYEEIKKEPVDWAEQARITWQEDLQLLNHFYGDQEEKPESYFMEKQALKEQYEPKISIDIINGGIFYLQQSH, encoded by the coding sequence ATGCAGCAACACGAAATTCATCAATTTCTTGAAAGATATTTCCTTGCCAACGGGTGCGAGCTTGTGGCGAACGGGAACGGCTATATGACCGTCCAGCTGACAATTGATCTTGATAAAGAGCTGATGAACCGCCCCTTTTACTGGCATTATCTTGAGAAAACCGGGGGCACGCCAAACCCGATGACACTATCCCTTGTGACCAATCCTGAGCATGCACCGGAAGAATTCAAAGGGGAGACCGTCCACTTCGGTTCCCCGCGTCTGCATCAGATCTTTCACTCGACCAGAAATTTAGCCGGGTACATTCGGTTATATGAAAACAGGAGTATGCCCAGTGGTCAACAGACACCCCTTCACCCCTGGCTTGGATTGAACATTAAGATTTCATACCAGTCAAACCGCAAGAAAGATAGCATTCGAAGCGTCGGACTGAACTTGATCAACGGCGTCATCGAAGACAACTTTCATACGTCTTTATTGGGAAGAAACCTGACGCCGAAGATTCCGGACTTTTCATTCACCCTGACACCGATCATTAAACCGAAAAGCGGCATCAACCGCATTCAAATGTCTATATACGAAGAGATCAAAAAGGAACCAGTGGACTGGGCAGAACAGGCAAGAATAACGTGGCAGGAGGATTTACAATTGCTGAATCACTTCTATGGAGATCAGGAAGAAAAACCGGAATCTTATTTTATGGAGAAGCAGGCATTGAAAGAGCAGTATGAACCTAAGATTTCGATTGATATCATCAATGGAGGGATTTTTTATTTGCAACAGTCCCATTGA
- a CDS encoding YqzE family protein: MSVNDYVKFITQTFVQHYEKSPHERKSLKKKRKNEREPFLFRWFGIIPYAFMIMFKKHK; this comes from the coding sequence ATGTCAGTGAATGATTATGTTAAATTTATCACACAAACATTTGTCCAACATTATGAGAAATCACCCCATGAACGTAAAAGCTTGAAGAAAAAAAGGAAGAATGAGCGGGAACCATTTTTATTCCGATGGTTCGGCATCATTCCTTATGCATTCATGATCATGTTCAAGAAACATAAATAG
- a CDS encoding shikimate kinase has translation MEPLYFIGFMGVGKTTIGKRLGEVLNLPVVDMDSYIEENEGTTIKEIFNHHGESYFRDLESEALMKLSGTPAIITTGGGVVEREENRQLLRGKHQVFHLTCPFDVLWSRLEGDENRPLVQKNSKERLSSLYNRRLPLYESCNGFDIETKDQTVEEVVQSILHNLKGRAE, from the coding sequence ATGGAACCGTTGTACTTTATCGGATTTATGGGAGTGGGAAAGACGACCATAGGGAAACGTCTGGGAGAAGTGTTGAATCTCCCGGTCGTGGACATGGACAGCTATATTGAAGAAAATGAAGGGACAACCATCAAGGAGATTTTCAATCATCATGGAGAATCTTATTTCAGGGATTTGGAAAGTGAGGCTCTGATGAAGCTGTCTGGCACCCCGGCTATTATCACAACCGGCGGCGGGGTGGTCGAACGTGAAGAGAACCGTCAGCTGCTGAGAGGGAAGCATCAAGTGTTTCATCTCACCTGTCCATTTGACGTGCTCTGGTCACGACTTGAGGGGGATGAGAATCGTCCACTTGTACAAAAGAATTCTAAAGAGCGGCTATCGTCGCTTTACAATCGTCGCCTTCCCCTGTACGAAAGTTGTAATGGGTTCGACATTGAGACGAAAGATCAAACGGTGGAAGAGGTTGTGCAGTCGATTTTGCATAACCTAAAGGGTCGCGCTGAATAA
- the comGF gene encoding competence type IV pilus minor pilin ComGF: protein MKKRVYNIAKDKNRKKYVYPRMNDKGYTLIEAMISFTIFIMISISIPLVMKCFSTIKQDMVPPHYYEWNLFNESLRNELWGGRNVLVTSDKISFTLNNKRISYEKYQGSVRRRVDQKGHEVVLQSVKAFKFSPVRKGVHMDVEFEGDEKAEAALYYFSEGAVP from the coding sequence ATGAAGAAGCGTGTGTACAATATAGCAAAGGACAAGAATCGAAAGAAGTATGTATATCCCAGAATGAATGACAAGGGATATACGCTCATCGAGGCGATGATCAGCTTTACTATATTCATCATGATTTCCATCAGCATTCCCCTGGTGATGAAATGTTTCTCCACAATCAAACAAGACATGGTGCCTCCCCATTATTATGAATGGAATCTATTTAATGAAAGTTTAAGGAACGAGCTTTGGGGAGGAAGGAATGTCCTTGTCACATCTGACAAAATTTCATTCACGCTCAACAATAAAAGGATTTCATATGAGAAATATCAGGGTTCGGTCAGAAGAAGAGTAGATCAGAAAGGCCATGAAGTCGTGTTACAGTCTGTAAAAGCGTTTAAGTTCTCACCCGTACGGAAAGGGGTGCATATGGATGTGGAGTTTGAGGGAGATGAGAAGGCAGAGGCAGCATTATATTACTTTTCAGAGGGCGCAGTCCCGTAA
- a CDS encoding type II secretion system protein — protein MYRNSNGFSLPESLVAFSCVLLISGIFIPFLIQYAARLEMLQHEVEALKFLREGVEGTIVSREYTGHARTYKGVRYEFMWRGAVHEEACVQYSKGQESKEVCISQNE, from the coding sequence ATGTACAGGAACTCTAATGGATTTTCCCTTCCTGAATCCCTCGTTGCCTTCAGCTGCGTTCTCCTGATCAGCGGTATTTTCATTCCCTTCCTTATTCAGTATGCGGCCCGTCTCGAGATGCTGCAGCATGAGGTGGAAGCATTGAAGTTCTTGAGGGAAGGGGTGGAGGGTACAATCGTCAGTCGGGAATACACAGGTCACGCACGAACATATAAAGGAGTGCGGTATGAATTCATGTGGAGGGGAGCAGTGCATGAAGAAGCGTGTGTACAATATAGCAAAGGACAAGAATCGAAAGAAGTATGTATATCCCAGAATGAATGA
- the comGD gene encoding competence type IV pilus minor pilin ComGD, protein MRIKGEGGYTLIEMMIVLLVVSTLLWWVTFSAVPMRDSVAKDLFLTQLQSDLYQIQSYSIRHQSQVILTFYPLSNKYVAREVTRKTILTRQLSAGIKISSSSNLEDITFYPDGNTNRFGKVNFKAGDGILQLMFQIGQGRFYVQEL, encoded by the coding sequence GTGCGAATTAAGGGGGAAGGAGGCTACACGCTGATTGAAATGATGATCGTCCTTCTGGTGGTTTCGACCCTCCTGTGGTGGGTAACCTTTTCCGCGGTCCCAATGAGAGATTCCGTTGCAAAAGACCTCTTTCTTACCCAACTACAATCAGATCTTTATCAGATCCAAAGTTATAGTATACGCCATCAATCACAGGTGATTCTTACGTTTTATCCCCTTTCGAATAAATATGTGGCAAGAGAAGTGACGAGGAAAACGATCCTCACGAGACAGCTTTCAGCTGGAATCAAGATCTCTTCGTCGAGCAACCTTGAGGATATCACGTTCTATCCGGACGGCAATACCAATCGGTTTGGAAAAGTGAACTTTAAAGCTGGGGATGGGATCCTTCAACTGATGTTTCAGATAGGGCAGGGACGATTTTATGTACAGGAACTCTAA
- the comGC gene encoding competence type IV pilus major pilin ComGC produces the protein MFKNEKGFTLIEMMIVLLVISVLLFITIPNVTNQSNSISSKGCEAFVHMVEGQIEAYKMDGNALPVTTATLVEEGYLNEEYKACPDGSAITIDGNGKVSAN, from the coding sequence ATGTTCAAAAATGAAAAAGGATTTACGCTGATCGAAATGATGATCGTCTTACTCGTCATCTCTGTCCTGTTGTTCATTACGATCCCGAATGTAACCAACCAGAGTAATTCCATCAGTAGTAAGGGCTGCGAGGCTTTTGTCCACATGGTCGAAGGTCAGATCGAGGCGTATAAGATGGACGGAAATGCGCTTCCTGTCACGACCGCGACCCTTGTGGAGGAAGGGTATTTGAATGAGGAATATAAAGCCTGTCCTGATGGAAGTGCGATCACCATAGACGGGAATGGGAAAGTGAGTGCGAATTAA